In a genomic window of Piliocolobus tephrosceles isolate RC106 chromosome 1, ASM277652v3, whole genome shotgun sequence:
- the FCRL6 gene encoding Fc receptor-like protein 6 isoform X3 gives MLPSLGPMLLWTAVLLFAWLYLQAWPNPVFEGDALTLQCQGWKNTPLSQVKFYRDGKFLHSPKKTQTLSMEAATVQSSGQYSCTGQVMYIPQIFTLTSETVMVQVQELFPPPVLSASPSPEPREGSLVTLRCQTKLHPLRSTLRLLFSFHKDSHTLQDRGPHPELCIPGVKEGDSGLYWCEVALKGGQVQKQSPQLGVRVQAPVSCPVLTLHHGPTDPAVGDMVQLLCEAQRGSPPILYLFYLDEKIVGNHSAPCGGNASLLFPVKSEQDAGNYSCEAENGVSRERSEPKKLSLKGSQVLSIPTSSNWLVPWLPVSLLGMMVIAAALLVYLRPWRKAGPLPSQIPPPAPGGEQCPLYANVQHQKEKDEGIVYSVVHRTSKRSEARPAEFAAERKDSPIIYAEVRCLQPSEVSSKEVNIRSTLQESLGDCEEVLC, from the exons ATGTTGCCATCTTTAG GCCCCATGCTACTTTGGACGGCTGTGCTGCTCTTTG CCTGGCTGTACCTCCAAGCCTGGCCAAACCCTGTGTTTGAAGGAGATGCCCTGACTCTGCAATGTCAGGGATGGAAGAATACACCACTGTCTCAGGTGAAGTTCTACAGAGATGGAAAATTCCTTCATTCCCCTAAGAAAACCCAGACTCTGTCCATGGAAGCAGCAACAGTGCAGAGCAGTGGCCAGTACAGCTGCACTGGGCAGGTGATGTATATTCCACAGATATTCACACTAACTTCAGAAACTGTCATGGTTCAAGTCCAAG AGCTGTTCCCACCTCCTGTGCTGAGTGCCTCCCCCTCTCCTGAGCCCCGAGAGGGTAGCCTGGTGACCCTGAGATGTCAGACAAAGCTGCATCCCCTGAGGTCAACCTTGAggctccttttctccttccacaAGGACAGCCACACCTTGCAAGACAGGGGCCCTCATCCAGAACTCTGCATCCCAGGAGTCAAGGAGGGAGACTCCGGGCTTTACTGGTGTGAGGTGGCCCTCAAGGGTGGCCAGGTCCAGAAGCAGAGCCCCCAGCTGGGGGTCAGAGTGCAGG CTCCTGTGTCCTGTCCTGTGCTCACTCTGCACCACGGACCCACTGACCCTGCTGTGGGGGACATGGTGCAGCTCCTCTGTGAGGCCCAGAGGGGCTCCCCTCCAATCCTGTACTTGTTCTACCTTGATGAGAAGATTGTGGGGAACCACTCAGCTCCCTGTGGTGGAAatgcctccctcctcttcccagtGAAGTCAGAGCAGGATGCTGGGAACTATTCCTGCGAGGCTGAGAACGGTGTCTCCAGAGAGAGGAGTGAGCCCAAGAAGCTCTCTCTGAAGG GTTCTCAAGTCTtgtccattcccaccagcagcaacTGGCTGGTTCCTTGGCTGCCTGTGAGCCTGCTTGGCATGATGGTCATTGCTGCTGCACTTCTGGTTTATTTGAGACCCTGGAGAAAAGCTG GGCCCCTTCCATCCCAGATaccacccccagctccaggtgGAGAGCAGTGCCCACTATATGCCAATG TGCAAcaccagaaagagaaagatgaaggtaTTGTCTACTCTGTGGTGCATAGAACCTCAAAGAGGAGTGAGG CCAGGCCTGCTGAGTTCGCCGCGGAGAGAAAG GACAGTCCTATCATCTATGCAGAGGTGAGATGCCTGCAGCCCAGTGAGGTTTCATCCAAGGAGGTGAATATAAGAAGCACCCTCCAAGAATCCCTTGGCGACTGTGAGGAAGTTCTCTGCTAG
- the FCRL6 gene encoding Fc receptor-like protein 6 isoform X10 produces the protein MEAATVQSSGQYSCTGQVMYIPQIFTLTSETVMVQVQELFPPPVLSASPSPEPREGSLVTLRCQTKLHPLRSTLRLLFSFHKDSHTLQDRGPHPELCIPGVKEGDSGLYWCEVALKGGQVQKQSPQLGVRVQAPVSCPVLTLHHGPTDPAVGDMVQLLCEAQRGSPPILYLFYLDEKIVGNHSAPCGGNASLLFPVKSEQDAGNYSCEAENGVSRERSEPKKLSLKGSQVLSIPTSSNWLVPWLPVSLLGMMVIAAALLVYLRPWRKAGPLPSQIPPPAPGGEQCPLYANVQHQKEKDEGIVYSVVHRTSKRSEARPAEFAAERKDSPIIYAEVRCLQPSEVSSKEVNIRSTLQESLGDCEEVLC, from the exons ATGGAAGCAGCAACAGTGCAGAGCAGTGGCCAGTACAGCTGCACTGGGCAGGTGATGTATATTCCACAGATATTCACACTAACTTCAGAAACTGTCATGGTTCAAGTCCAAG AGCTGTTCCCACCTCCTGTGCTGAGTGCCTCCCCCTCTCCTGAGCCCCGAGAGGGTAGCCTGGTGACCCTGAGATGTCAGACAAAGCTGCATCCCCTGAGGTCAACCTTGAggctccttttctccttccacaAGGACAGCCACACCTTGCAAGACAGGGGCCCTCATCCAGAACTCTGCATCCCAGGAGTCAAGGAGGGAGACTCCGGGCTTTACTGGTGTGAGGTGGCCCTCAAGGGTGGCCAGGTCCAGAAGCAGAGCCCCCAGCTGGGGGTCAGAGTGCAGG CTCCTGTGTCCTGTCCTGTGCTCACTCTGCACCACGGACCCACTGACCCTGCTGTGGGGGACATGGTGCAGCTCCTCTGTGAGGCCCAGAGGGGCTCCCCTCCAATCCTGTACTTGTTCTACCTTGATGAGAAGATTGTGGGGAACCACTCAGCTCCCTGTGGTGGAAatgcctccctcctcttcccagtGAAGTCAGAGCAGGATGCTGGGAACTATTCCTGCGAGGCTGAGAACGGTGTCTCCAGAGAGAGGAGTGAGCCCAAGAAGCTCTCTCTGAAGG GTTCTCAAGTCTtgtccattcccaccagcagcaacTGGCTGGTTCCTTGGCTGCCTGTGAGCCTGCTTGGCATGATGGTCATTGCTGCTGCACTTCTGGTTTATTTGAGACCCTGGAGAAAAGCTG GGCCCCTTCCATCCCAGATaccacccccagctccaggtgGAGAGCAGTGCCCACTATATGCCAATG TGCAAcaccagaaagagaaagatgaaggtaTTGTCTACTCTGTGGTGCATAGAACCTCAAAGAGGAGTGAGG CCAGGCCTGCTGAGTTCGCCGCGGAGAGAAAG GACAGTCCTATCATCTATGCAGAGGTGAGATGCCTGCAGCCCAGTGAGGTTTCATCCAAGGAGGTGAATATAAGAAGCACCCTCCAAGAATCCCTTGGCGACTGTGAGGAAGTTCTCTGCTAG